A portion of the Adhaeribacter radiodurans genome contains these proteins:
- a CDS encoding Gfo/Idh/MocA family protein yields MENNDSFNASRRSFLKKAVAGTVTSGLAITGFPTIVPAAVLGKNAPSNQINIGAIGTGRISRDHDMPGIWKHEQARIMAVCDLDQKRAGQAKDLVNSYYSKKTNKLYDGVKVYYNHLELLLNKDIDAVVISTPDHQHAYIGIHAVEAGKDVYLQKPASLTIAEGRSLSNAVHRTGRILQIGSQQRSSAQFRYAAELVRNGRIGQLKTVLVGLPGDPAGEEEPEMPVPKNLNYDAWLGSTPYVYYTEKRVHPQNDYSRPGWLRCEQFGAGMITGWGSHHVDCAHWAMDTEYTGPVEVGGWAEYPAQGLWDVHGKFRTEALYENGVKMIVSNDLPNGIRYEGTEGWIFVTRGDYSVTASDPVAKKSGTKALEASNPKLLTSKIGPTEIHLYESSDHHGNWLESIKSRKPPIAPIEVGHRSCSTCLIHQIAMKLKRKVYWDPVKEKFKNDDEANSMLSRPQRYPYLVG; encoded by the coding sequence ATGGAGAACAATGATTCGTTTAATGCTTCGCGGCGGAGTTTTTTAAAAAAAGCAGTTGCCGGTACGGTTACCTCTGGTTTGGCTATTACCGGATTCCCGACCATTGTGCCAGCGGCGGTTTTAGGTAAAAATGCGCCTAGTAATCAAATAAACATTGGAGCAATTGGTACCGGCCGTATTTCGCGCGACCACGACATGCCCGGCATCTGGAAGCACGAACAAGCCCGTATAATGGCCGTTTGCGATCTGGACCAAAAACGAGCCGGTCAGGCAAAAGATTTAGTAAACTCTTATTACAGCAAAAAAACAAATAAGCTTTACGACGGTGTAAAAGTGTATTACAACCATCTGGAATTATTACTAAACAAAGATATTGATGCCGTAGTTATTAGCACCCCGGATCACCAACACGCGTACATTGGTATTCATGCCGTAGAAGCAGGTAAAGACGTGTATTTGCAAAAACCAGCTTCCCTTACCATTGCGGAAGGGCGGTCCCTGAGTAATGCTGTCCACCGCACCGGTAGAATTTTACAGATTGGTAGTCAGCAACGCTCGTCGGCGCAGTTTCGGTACGCCGCCGAATTGGTGCGTAATGGCCGCATTGGCCAATTAAAAACGGTATTGGTAGGTTTACCCGGTGACCCGGCCGGCGAAGAAGAGCCGGAAATGCCTGTTCCGAAAAATTTAAATTACGATGCCTGGTTAGGTTCAACGCCTTACGTGTACTACACCGAAAAACGCGTGCATCCGCAAAATGATTATAGCCGGCCCGGTTGGTTACGTTGCGAGCAATTCGGAGCCGGAATGATTACCGGTTGGGGTTCGCACCACGTAGATTGTGCGCATTGGGCCATGGATACCGAATATACAGGTCCAGTAGAAGTAGGAGGTTGGGCGGAATATCCAGCTCAAGGTTTATGGGATGTACACGGAAAATTCCGAACCGAAGCGCTTTATGAGAACGGCGTAAAAATGATTGTGAGTAATGACTTGCCCAATGGTATCCGTTACGAAGGTACAGAAGGTTGGATATTTGTTACCCGCGGCGACTATTCCGTTACGGCCAGCGATCCGGTAGCTAAAAAATCTGGTACTAAGGCTTTAGAAGCCAGCAATCCTAAATTGTTAACTTCTAAAATTGGCCCAACCGAGATCCACTTGTACGAAAGCAGCGATCACCACGGTAATTGGCTGGAATCGATAAAATCGCGTAAACCGCCCATTGCTCCCATTGAAGTAGGCCACCGTTCTTGCTCTACCTGCTTAATTCACCAGATTGCCATGAAACTTAAACGCAAAGTTTACTGGGATCCGGTAAAAGAAAAATTTAAAAACGACGACGAAGCCAATAGTATGCTTTCCCGTCCACAACGCTATCCGTATTTAGTAGGGTAG
- a CDS encoding cytochrome-c peroxidase: protein MKQLYLLFAFAGFFLVACSSSDKEKEIEPVPVPTPYQLQFSDRFQPPSIPEDNPLTVEGVALGRRLFYEKRLSGNNTISCGSCHQQKLAFTDGQAFSTGVDGQQTTRSSMSLVNLAWNKTFNWAGEANSLEAQARIPIENPLEMHQNMDEAVRELQNTATYPNLFQKAFGTSTITSDLMLKALGQFTRTLISTNSRYDKYRAGEATLTVEELEGMQLFFTHPDPSRNLRGGNCGDCHGSDFFTLQQFHNNGLDVDFADKGRGAVTGKATDNGKFKAPSLRNIAVTAPYMHDGRLKTLEEVLNHYNDHIQNASPNLDPLIIEASNKIQGKSLELTPAEKAKIIKFLQTLTDDSFLKDERFSETSTP, encoded by the coding sequence GTGAAACAACTTTACTTACTTTTTGCTTTTGCTGGTTTCTTTTTAGTGGCTTGTTCTTCTTCCGATAAAGAAAAGGAAATAGAGCCAGTACCTGTTCCTACACCTTATCAATTGCAATTCTCAGATCGCTTTCAACCGCCTTCTATTCCCGAAGATAATCCCCTAACCGTAGAGGGGGTGGCTTTAGGCCGCCGCTTATTTTACGAAAAACGACTTTCGGGCAATAATACCATCTCATGCGGCAGTTGCCACCAGCAAAAACTAGCTTTCACGGATGGCCAGGCTTTTAGCACCGGTGTAGATGGTCAGCAAACTACCCGCAGTTCCATGAGTTTAGTAAATTTAGCCTGGAACAAAACCTTTAATTGGGCGGGCGAAGCTAATTCTTTAGAAGCGCAGGCACGAATTCCGATTGAAAACCCTTTGGAAATGCACCAAAATATGGACGAAGCCGTTCGGGAATTACAAAATACAGCTACTTACCCTAATTTATTTCAGAAAGCATTTGGCACGAGTACTATTACTTCGGATTTAATGCTGAAAGCACTGGGCCAATTTACCCGCACGCTTATTTCCACCAATTCCCGTTACGATAAATACCGGGCCGGCGAAGCTACTTTAACTGTAGAAGAATTAGAAGGCATGCAATTATTTTTCACGCATCCGGATCCTAGCCGCAACTTACGCGGCGGGAATTGCGGCGATTGCCACGGCAGCGATTTTTTTACCTTGCAGCAATTTCATAACAACGGGTTGGATGTGGATTTTGCCGATAAGGGTAGGGGAGCAGTAACTGGTAAAGCCACAGATAACGGCAAGTTTAAAGCACCTTCTCTCCGGAATATTGCCGTTACTGCACCCTACATGCACGATGGCCGGTTAAAGACCTTAGAAGAAGTATTAAACCATTACAACGATCATATTCAAAATGCCAGCCCTAATCTTGACCCATTAATTATAGAAGCATCGAATAAAATTCAAGGTAAATCCCTGGAGCTTACTCCCGCTGAAAAAGCTAAGATTATTAAATTCTTGCAAACTTTGACCGATGATTCCTTCTTAAAAGACGAGCGTTTTTCTGAAACTTCTACTCCTTAA
- a CDS encoding SCO family protein, whose protein sequence is MKIHPKNLLNYLIYRASFLLLPGLLFSCSQTESTQNTLPILGERETVEQVINGKTVTDTIYHQIPDFSFINQDSQQVTSQTLAGKIYVTDFFFTTCPTICPKMKSQLLRVYEKFKNNDQVVLLSHTIDPQHDSVAVLRDYAERLGVSSNKWHFVTGAKDSVYAIAAKYMVTAGEDENEAGGFVHSGAFILVDTNRHVRGIYDGTIAEQVDKLIQDIPLLLAEKSQHAKN, encoded by the coding sequence ATGAAAATACACCCGAAAAATTTACTAAATTATTTGATTTACCGAGCCAGCTTTTTGCTGCTGCCTGGTTTACTTTTTAGCTGTTCCCAAACAGAGTCTACTCAAAATACTTTACCCATTCTGGGAGAAAGAGAAACTGTTGAACAGGTAATTAACGGGAAAACCGTAACCGACACAATTTACCACCAAATTCCTGATTTTAGTTTTATTAATCAAGATAGCCAACAAGTAACCAGTCAAACGTTAGCCGGTAAAATCTACGTCACAGATTTCTTCTTTACTACTTGCCCAACCATTTGCCCGAAAATGAAAAGCCAGTTGCTGCGGGTTTATGAAAAATTTAAAAATAATGACCAGGTAGTATTGCTATCCCATACCATTGATCCGCAGCACGATTCGGTAGCGGTTCTCCGGGATTATGCGGAGCGTTTAGGCGTAAGCAGTAACAAGTGGCATTTTGTAACCGGCGCGAAGGACAGTGTTTACGCCATAGCAGCTAAATACATGGTTACAGCCGGCGAGGATGAAAATGAAGCGGGAGGATTTGTGCATAGTGGTGCCTTTATTTTAGTAGATACCAACCGGCATGTACGAGGCATTTACGATGGCACGATTGCCGAACAAGTAGATAAATTAATACAGGATATTCCTCTTTTACTAGCCGAGAAATCGCAGCATGCTAAAAATTAA
- a CDS encoding putative oxidoreductase C-terminal domain-containing protein has protein sequence MKKNSLTVLQLLALLFLFSCSGNKKEATSNESETNSSAVNSKIKLINLDPGHFHAALVQKSMYPNVDPQVHVFAPAGPDVDEYLKKINQYNGRVEDPTQWQEEVYTGPDYLQKMLATKPGNVVIMAGNNQKKTEYIKASIDAGLNVLADKPMAINTSNFNLLKEAFATAEKNKVLLYDIMTERYEITTMLQREFSQLPEVFGTLQKGTATDPAITKESVHHFFKYVSGAPLIRPAWFFDVAQQGEGIVDVTTHLVDLVQWEAYPEQVIDYTKDIKLNSARHWQTKLTPDQFKKVTNLTSYPDYLQKSVGKDSLLGVYANGEINYQLKGTHAKVSVIWNYEAPEGAGDTHFSIMKGTKANLVIRQGKEQNYKPVLSIEPAAGTDSNTFESTLQTGLAQVQKKFPDVTVQKTGSTWTVTAPEKYHNGHEAHFGQVTEKYLQFLSTGKMPEWEVPNMLAKYYTTTQALELARKKK, from the coding sequence ATGAAAAAAAACTCCTTAACCGTCCTGCAACTACTTGCTTTACTATTTCTGTTTTCTTGCTCGGGTAATAAGAAAGAAGCAACCAGCAACGAATCGGAAACTAATTCCTCTGCTGTGAACAGTAAAATTAAATTAATTAACCTCGACCCGGGGCACTTTCATGCGGCTTTGGTGCAAAAGTCGATGTACCCGAACGTTGATCCGCAAGTACACGTTTTTGCGCCCGCTGGGCCCGATGTAGACGAATACTTAAAAAAGATTAACCAGTATAATGGTCGGGTGGAAGATCCCACACAATGGCAGGAAGAAGTATACACCGGACCTGATTACTTACAGAAAATGCTGGCCACTAAACCGGGCAATGTGGTAATAATGGCTGGTAACAACCAGAAAAAAACCGAGTACATTAAAGCCTCAATAGATGCCGGTTTAAATGTTTTGGCCGATAAACCGATGGCTATTAATACATCTAACTTTAATTTGCTGAAAGAAGCTTTTGCCACGGCCGAAAAAAATAAAGTGCTGCTCTACGACATTATGACGGAGCGCTACGAAATTACCACAATGCTGCAACGTGAATTTTCGCAGTTGCCGGAAGTGTTTGGCACTTTGCAGAAAGGGACGGCCACTGACCCGGCAATTACCAAAGAAAGCGTGCATCATTTTTTCAAATACGTATCCGGGGCACCGCTTATCCGGCCGGCCTGGTTTTTTGACGTGGCGCAGCAAGGCGAGGGGATTGTGGATGTAACTACCCACCTGGTAGATTTAGTGCAATGGGAAGCTTATCCGGAGCAAGTAATTGATTATACCAAAGATATTAAGTTAAATAGCGCCCGGCACTGGCAAACTAAACTTACTCCCGATCAATTTAAAAAAGTAACAAATTTAACGTCTTATCCGGACTACCTGCAAAAATCTGTGGGCAAAGATTCTTTATTGGGAGTGTACGCCAATGGCGAAATTAACTACCAGTTAAAAGGTACGCACGCCAAAGTTTCGGTTATCTGGAATTATGAAGCGCCCGAAGGTGCCGGCGATACCCATTTTTCTATTATGAAAGGTACCAAGGCTAATTTGGTAATTCGGCAAGGGAAAGAACAAAATTATAAACCAGTATTATCCATTGAGCCAGCTGCCGGAACCGATTCAAACACCTTTGAATCTACTCTGCAAACTGGTTTGGCCCAGGTACAGAAGAAATTTCCGGATGTAACCGTTCAAAAAACGGGTTCTACCTGGACGGTTACTGCTCCCGAAAAATACCACAACGGCCACGAAGCCCATTTCGGCCAGGTTACCGAAAAATATCTGCAATTCCTTTCTACTGGTAAAATGCCGGAGTGGGAGGTACCCAACATGCTCGCTAAATACTATACTACCACACAGGCTTTAGAATTAGCTCGCAAAAAGAAATAG
- a CDS encoding MbnP family protein: protein MQNVLSKYTPLLAIAFMALITFSCKEDPDPIPALPGQVTLEFDNVVGEAALSLDDQDYNNANGDQFKVSMFKYYISNIILKKTDGTEYKQPESYYLVDESNADSKLITIKEIPAGEYTGLTFTIGVDSVRNVSGAQTGALDPANGMFWTWKSGYVFVKLEGTSPQSQNGGLVFHIGGFQKPNNTIRTISPSLNGTKLQVEGGKNPEVHFKVNVLNMFQGVNTIKFADLATTMGGENSVRVADNYVNMFTVDHIHP from the coding sequence ATGCAAAACGTACTTTCTAAATATACTCCCCTTTTGGCCATTGCTTTTATGGCACTCATTACTTTTTCCTGCAAAGAAGATCCGGATCCTATTCCGGCTTTACCGGGTCAGGTTACTTTAGAATTTGATAATGTGGTTGGAGAGGCTGCCTTATCGCTCGACGATCAGGATTATAATAATGCCAACGGCGACCAGTTTAAAGTTTCTATGTTTAAATACTACATCAGCAATATAATTCTGAAGAAAACCGATGGAACTGAATACAAACAACCAGAAAGTTATTACCTGGTAGACGAAAGCAACGCGGATTCAAAGTTAATTACCATAAAAGAAATACCAGCCGGCGAATACACCGGGCTTACTTTTACCATTGGGGTAGATAGTGTACGCAACGTTTCGGGCGCGCAAACCGGGGCTTTAGATCCGGCTAACGGTATGTTCTGGACCTGGAAAAGCGGCTACGTTTTCGTAAAGCTGGAAGGTACTTCGCCGCAGTCGCAAAATGGCGGATTGGTTTTTCATATTGGAGGCTTTCAAAAACCGAATAACACCATTCGCACCATTTCCCCGTCATTAAACGGAACTAAACTGCAAGTAGAAGGCGGTAAAAATCCCGAAGTACATTTTAAAGTAAATGTATTGAATATGTTTCAGGGAGTAAACACCATTAAGTTTGCCGATTTAGCTACTACCATGGGCGGCGAAAACTCAGTGAGAGTAGCCGATAATTACGTGAATATGTTTACCGTAGATCATATTCATCCGTAA
- a CDS encoding cytochrome-c peroxidase, translated as MPKNAQLNHFPDPVYQYQNNPLTKAGFELGRKLFYDPILSEDNSVSCGSCHKQFAGFADLEHSVSHGLNNQLGTRNTPALANLRWNPDFFWDGGVNHLELVPLAPITNLLEMGTNLSLVIRKLNRDPKYVTQFRKVFHQDTINSQQLFKALTQFIGEMVSANAPYDQYVNGKTDALTEEQKQGLLVFEAKCSTCHKPGLFTDHSFRNNGLDSEFKKDLGRKIITEQPSDLGKFRVPSLRNVAVSSPYMHDGRFRTLAQVLEHYDKGVKTSATLDPLLGGSRLGIALSKEEKKQLLAFLEALTDKTFITDPRFADPF; from the coding sequence ATGCCCAAAAATGCCCAGTTAAATCATTTTCCGGATCCTGTTTACCAGTACCAGAATAACCCTCTTACTAAAGCAGGTTTTGAGTTAGGCCGAAAGCTGTTTTATGATCCCATTTTGTCGGAAGATAATTCTGTTTCCTGCGGGAGCTGCCATAAACAATTTGCCGGCTTTGCCGATTTAGAGCATTCCGTTAGTCATGGGTTGAACAATCAATTAGGTACCCGCAATACACCGGCTTTAGCCAATCTGCGTTGGAATCCGGACTTTTTCTGGGATGGAGGCGTTAATCATTTGGAATTGGTTCCTTTAGCGCCCATTACGAACCTTTTAGAAATGGGTACCAATTTAAGTTTGGTAATCCGCAAATTGAACCGTGACCCAAAATATGTCACCCAATTCCGGAAGGTTTTTCACCAGGATACTATTAACAGCCAGCAATTATTTAAGGCATTGACCCAGTTTATCGGGGAAATGGTTTCGGCAAATGCTCCATACGATCAATACGTAAATGGCAAGACCGATGCACTTACCGAAGAGCAAAAGCAAGGCTTATTAGTTTTTGAAGCTAAGTGCAGCACTTGTCATAAACCCGGGTTATTCACCGATCATTCTTTCCGGAATAATGGTCTGGATTCGGAATTTAAGAAAGACTTGGGCCGGAAAATAATTACGGAACAACCATCCGATTTGGGCAAGTTTAGGGTACCTAGTTTGCGCAACGTGGCGGTAAGTTCGCCTTACATGCACGACGGCCGGTTCCGAACTTTGGCCCAGGTACTGGAGCATTACGACAAAGGCGTAAAAACTTCTGCTACTCTCGACCCATTACTCGGTGGGTCTCGGCTTGGTATTGCTTTGTCCAAAGAGGAAAAAAAACAATTGCTGGCTTTTCTGGAGGCTTTAACCGATAAAACATTCATTACGGATCCACGCTTTGCCGATCCATTTTAA